A single genomic interval of Notolabrus celidotus isolate fNotCel1 chromosome 13, fNotCel1.pri, whole genome shotgun sequence harbors:
- the si:ch211-63o20.7 gene encoding serine/threonine-protein kinase pdik1l-A encodes MEELYTLEREVGRGSYGVVFEGHMAKTGERVAIKRLPCSNPECIELYLQELWAMRATAQNHFNVIALHSCLLQTGPRSLKTLKPGKLPLRLVESVLKGNVSGAPRSQEGSDSQPNTQRKAVTVSALKDRTNNVQSRVKPYDKTKSNERYPTTPQRPRSRGKKRPVPSEDEQQVPLRHLALWLVMEYCDGGDLNQYLLSSLPDAQRNHSVVKQLCSAMAFLHSLGITHRDLKPDNVLVCVTPKGPIVKVADFGLSKMSGGLVDGDLTRQHFSSTCGSDFYMAPEVWGGLTYTAQADIFSLGVMFWAVLERITFVEEGTTQEQLGAYVCKGRWLMPLGEALWENADLQLCIPMKFKRAPPLPPPPGPAVCTLLLEMLDSNPDARPTANQLESRVRSALKEDSH; translated from the exons ATGGAGGAGCTCTACACCTTGGAGAGGGAGGTTGGACGAGGCAGCTATGGTGTGGTGTTCGAGGGCCACATGGCCAAAACAGGAGAGAGGGTGGCCATAAAGCGGCTTCCCTGCAGCAACCCAGAGTGCATTGAACTCTACCTGCAAGAGCTGTGGGCCATGAGAGCCACAGCTCAGAACCACTTCAATGTCATTGCTCTCCACAGCTGCCTTCTGCAGACAGGACCAAGGAGCTTGAAGACTCTAAAACCAGGGAAGTTGCCTTTACGTCTAGTTGAGAGTGTGCTGAAGGGGAATGTATCCGGTGCACCTCGAAGCCAGGAAGGAAGTGATTCCCAGCCTAACACCCAAAGGAAGGCCGTCACTGTTTCTGCACTCAAGGACAGGACTAACAATGTCCAGTCCAGGGTTAAGCCCTATGACAAGACTAAATCAAATGAACGTTATCCTACAACTCCACAAAGGCCTCGGAGCAGAGGCAAGAAGAGACCAGTGCCGAGTGAGGATGAGCAGCAGGTGCCCCTGCGTCACTTGGCACTGTGGCTTGTGATGGAGTACTGTGACGGGGGCGACTTGAATCAGTACCTGCTCTCCAGCCTACCAGACGCTCAGCGAAATCACAGCGTGGTCAAACAGCTCTGCAGTGCTATGGCCTTTTTGCACAGTCTGGGTATTACCCATCGAGACCTGAAGCCTGACaatgtgctggtgtgtgtgacACCCAAGGGCCCGATTGTCAAG GTGGCAGACTTTGGTCTGAGCAAAATGAGTGGAGGTCTGGTGGACGGCGATCTCACAAGGCAGCACTTCTCTTCTACCTGTGGCTCTGACTTCTACATGGCTCCAGAGGTGTGGGGTGGACTGACCTACACCGCCCAGGCAGACATCTTCTCCCTGGGTGTGATGTTCTGGGCCGTGCTGGAGAGGATCACCTTTGTAGAGGAAGGGACCACTCAGGAACAGCTTG GTGCTTACGTGTGTAAGGGTCGCTGGTTGATGCCACTGGGGGAAGCTTTGTGGGAGAACGCTGACCTTCAGCTATGTATCCCTATGAAGTTTAAGAGAGCCCCCCCGCTGCCACCCCCCCCTGGTCCAGCTGTATGCACCCTGCTTTTAGAAATGCTCGACTCGAACCCTGATGCTCGGCCCACAGCAAACCAGCTAGAATCCAGAGTGCGCTCTGCTCTGAAAGAGGACTCCCACTGA